AGCACATAAAAACTTGGTCAGCTGTCACAAATCACATATGTGATGAATGAGACCCTACAGAATTCAGTATGGCCTATAACTGAACGTACTGCTGGCTGTTTATGATTGCAGGGTGCAGACAATTCTGATCACAGGGGCAGCCATTATATTAGGTCAGCCAGGCTTCAGGAGTTGGTTTTCTATCCAACACGGCTCTTTCCATCACAAATTACACCTTCGTATTGCTATTCTTGATTAATCTGAAGCAAAACTCATGGCTCCCTCCTTTGAGCAAAACTCTTGGTGTCGACTAAGCATATTCTTATCAATTTATCCTCTTGGGTGCCACATTGTCCCATTGCTGCATAAAATCCTTTCATCTTTCTGTTTCAGCAATGACAGTCAGCCATTCCATAAGAATATCAATGGCCACGTAATCTGGAGTGCACCTCTCTTCCATCATACGATCCATCGATTCAAAGGCCTTTTCAGGCATATTCTATACGAAGTCTCTTCAGCAATAATTATCTGATGAAGAATAAGAGCCTCATTTGATGTAGACGGCTGCATGTCAAGAATGTGTTGATGCCTGTTACACTACTATCCACTGACCAGCTGAGAACTGATATAACTGCTTTCTGCACTCCTCAATAATGGCGCTCATGGATGCAAACATCAGAAAAAGGAACTGATGAGTACCCAACCAACAGTGTCATGACTAGTAATGACTGAAAAACATAACCAGTTGTCACCGTAAGCCACGACTGAGATTGCAGAGTGCAGACAATTCTCATCAGCTCTGACCTTCCCATCACAAATTCCACCTAGGTATTGTAACTGCTGATTAAGCTGAAGCAAAATTCATGCCTGCATAATTTGAGAAAGACTATTTCATTGTGCCAACTAGCATATTCTTATGTAGTTGTCCTTTTCGGTGCCGTACACCCCACTTGCTGCATAAAATTATTTAATCTATTTGTTTCACCAATGCCAGGCAGCCATTCAAGGAGAACTTCAATGGTCAAGGAATCAGGGGTGCACCTCTCTTCCCTCATCCTGTCCATCAGTTCAAAGGCCTTCTCCGGCATATTCTTATCGCGAAGTCCCTTCAGCAATGCATTGAAGGTTGTTACGTCTGCGGGCACATGCTTCTCGCTCATCCAATCAAACAGTTTAATTGCTAAACTAACATTTCTGCTCTTGCAGAGAAAGTCGATCAGAATATTGTATATCACAGTGTTGGGCTGAACACCAGATTCATCCATAGACCGGAAAATGTGCAACGCCTCATCTATTTTACCAGCTTTGCAATATCCATGTATAAGTGTACCAAAGGTGACCACAGAAGGCCGGCAACCATCATCGATCATTTTCCCCATCAATTCATCCACAGCCAAGAAATCTCCTGCTTTGCACGAACCAGACAACAAGGTAGTGTAGGTGTACACATCTGGCCGGAGACCAGCTTCCTTCATCTTCCCAAGCCACTCATGAGCCTCACACAGTCTGTTCTCCCTACAAAACCCACCAATCAAAATATTGTATGCTTTTGCATCCAGCTGAAAGCCTGCCTTCTTCATCGATGACGCCATGGAGCAAGCATCCTGCAACCGCCCTGCTTGTGCCAATCCCAACGTCATGATGAAATACATGGTTTTCTTTGGTGGTTGCCATACTTCTTTCATCTCATGGAACAACTCCATGGCCACATCCACATTTTTAGTGCTGAGCAAAGCCTGAACCAGAGTGCTGTAGGTCACAGCGTTGCCCCTGGCTTCAGGCCAAATTGTTCTTTTCTCCCTGAAGAACTCCAGCGCAGCCCAAACCCTCCCTACCCGGCACAAGGCGAccacaatcatgttcagagtgaAGACATCCGGTGACAGGCCCTCCCTCTCCATCCTCCCAATCACCTCACACGCCATGGCAACATTCCCCACACGGCAAAATGCATCGGCCAAGCAGTTGTAAGAAAATGTGTCGGGTGCATGTCCATGCACACTCCTCATCCGCTCCTCCACAAATGTCACAGCCTCTTGGACCCTCCCACTCTTGCACAAACCGTTCACGACTGTGTTCACCGTGACAACATCCGGGCGAACGTCCGAGTCTGAACCAGACATTCCATCGAGC
This sequence is a window from Aegilops tauschii subsp. strangulata cultivar AL8/78 chromosome 7, Aet v6.0, whole genome shotgun sequence. Protein-coding genes within it:
- the LOC109731692 gene encoding uncharacterized protein; its protein translation is MCAARRLAAALPRLRAQHRASSSAASPPAPTPSAASVLDDLLSAPTPSASALSLLRDTPSLSAELYSTLAAPSHALTPASLALLLSLPSCHRLPPPSAPILSALLSKILARRPSSPVQAAGFLCASLAAGAPPPETSVFNKLLAPLARAGDLPRMTQLFSSMRAATVRPDAVTYGILVNGLCKSGRVGDALRMLDGMSGSDSDVRPDVVTVNTVVNGLCKSGRVQEAVTFVEERMRSVHGHAPDTFSYNCLADAFCRVGNVAMACEVIGRMEREGLSPDVFTLNMIVVALCRVGRVWAALEFFREKRTIWPEARGNAVTYSTLVQALLSTKNVDVAMELFHEMKEVWQPPKKTMYFIMTLGLAQAGRLQDACSMASSMKKAGFQLDAKAYNILIGGFCRENRLCEAHEWLGKMKEAGLRPDVYTYTTLLSGSCKAGDFLAVDELMGKMIDDGCRPSVVTFGTLIHGYCKAGKIDEALHIFRSMDESGVQPNTVIYNILIDFLCKSRNVSLAIKLFDWMSEKHVPADVTTFNALLKGLRDKNMPEKAFELMDRMREERCTPDSLTIEVLLEWLPGIGETNRLNNFMQQVGCTAPKRTTT